From Tautonia marina, a single genomic window includes:
- a CDS encoding multicopper oxidase family protein, protein MINRRDVLRGTAASLLAGHVVAQETGDPFGNATAAFNKPDQYVLPSWAFSQRLCLPPTPRPTRIGTFSELDGQSKVFGPTDPIPIGRVFHGIAREWSENPDHWCPQFGCDPRKTGQDAWDERRKCFGSVAAHDDSGQIHNWGHFPIKCYKMPIRESLVQLRPDAGGRALVYGYDGMVPGPTYKFRLGQPVVIRYDNHLQTEVSVHLHGGHNPSHSDGFPTFYILQGKSRDYFYPNILPLIQRAGAEKPAPDEAEAQSTIWYHDHAMDATGYNVAKGLAGFALCYGEKELKLIKDGVLPGCGAESCHDPELEGRSEESDLEDPDNPGYYLPGKEPYHNPFELPLVLQDKVIDRNTGQIAYNSDAHNGYLGDTFFVNGQPWPYRDMHNRKYRIRVLNGSNARVYRLRLLSEDVYRRAMEVGLDEEELEAQSCPFLQIGKDSWLWSHALERKSTLLTMANRADLVVDFPKLTGSDEHGPTGPRTFYLVNTMPQTDGRGPSEKLDDFGDPRVLPIPFDLRDLDEEQEQQEEERDQEDQASLPPTRPRRVAELKRPIALLKFEVKDEAPPEQDATVECGTPLIEKHRIEDHEVTAVREFIFERSKGAWQVNGRFYDPTIANAAPISGRAEEWVLRNGGGGWWHPIHIHLESHQLVSYKKDFEADEVFDPGDPPALRPLVNLEELFGHLPEQERMGFHDTIALGPNTVVRIRMRFRTFNGPFVFHCHNLEHEDMRMMMNFEPVASTGETPHDPNVAPAARTHGNDLTLHGKTEEHPGKLGELPWEYPPVPDSSIRDVGENVIPPRRSKDG, encoded by the coding sequence ATGATCAACCGGCGTGATGTCCTCCGAGGGACCGCGGCCTCGCTTCTGGCGGGCCATGTGGTGGCCCAGGAGACGGGCGATCCATTCGGAAACGCAACGGCCGCCTTCAACAAGCCCGATCAGTACGTCCTACCCTCCTGGGCGTTCTCGCAGCGGCTTTGCCTCCCCCCGACGCCACGGCCGACGAGAATCGGGACTTTCTCGGAACTCGACGGACAGTCCAAGGTCTTCGGCCCGACGGACCCCATCCCCATCGGCCGGGTCTTTCACGGCATCGCCCGCGAGTGGTCCGAGAATCCGGACCACTGGTGTCCTCAGTTCGGCTGCGACCCCCGCAAGACCGGCCAGGACGCCTGGGACGAGCGTCGCAAGTGCTTCGGCTCGGTGGCCGCGCACGACGACAGCGGGCAGATCCACAACTGGGGCCATTTCCCGATTAAATGTTACAAGATGCCGATCCGGGAGTCGCTCGTCCAACTCCGTCCTGACGCCGGTGGTCGGGCCTTGGTCTACGGCTACGACGGCATGGTCCCCGGACCTACCTACAAATTCCGGCTCGGCCAGCCGGTCGTTATTCGCTACGACAACCATCTTCAGACCGAGGTGTCAGTCCACCTGCACGGCGGCCACAACCCGTCTCACAGCGATGGCTTCCCGACCTTCTATATTCTTCAAGGCAAGTCTCGCGATTACTTTTATCCAAATATCCTTCCATTAATCCAGCGAGCAGGTGCCGAGAAACCCGCGCCCGATGAGGCCGAGGCGCAGTCGACCATCTGGTACCACGACCACGCGATGGATGCCACCGGTTACAACGTCGCCAAGGGGCTCGCTGGGTTCGCCCTCTGCTACGGTGAGAAAGAGCTCAAGCTCATCAAGGACGGCGTGCTACCCGGTTGCGGTGCCGAATCCTGCCACGATCCTGAACTGGAGGGCCGGAGCGAAGAATCCGACCTCGAAGATCCCGACAACCCCGGCTACTACCTCCCAGGAAAGGAGCCTTATCACAACCCCTTCGAGCTGCCTCTGGTCTTGCAAGACAAGGTGATTGACCGAAACACCGGCCAGATTGCTTACAACAGTGACGCCCACAACGGCTACCTCGGCGACACCTTCTTCGTCAATGGTCAGCCCTGGCCATACCGAGATATGCATAACAGAAAATATCGAATCCGCGTCCTCAACGGCTCGAATGCACGTGTTTATCGCCTTCGACTCCTTTCCGAAGATGTCTATCGACGTGCCATGGAAGTGGGCCTCGACGAGGAGGAACTGGAAGCACAATCCTGCCCCTTCCTGCAAATCGGCAAGGATAGCTGGCTCTGGTCGCACGCGTTGGAGCGCAAGAGTACTCTTCTCACAATGGCGAACCGGGCCGATCTCGTGGTCGACTTCCCCAAACTGACCGGCTCCGATGAGCATGGCCCGACCGGCCCAAGAACGTTCTACCTTGTCAACACCATGCCCCAGACCGACGGCCGAGGACCTAGCGAAAAACTCGACGATTTCGGGGATCCCCGCGTGCTGCCGATTCCGTTCGATCTGCGGGACCTGGATGAGGAGCAAGAGCAGCAGGAGGAGGAGCGAGATCAAGAGGATCAAGCCAGCTTGCCCCCGACTCGGCCGCGACGGGTTGCCGAGTTGAAGCGCCCGATCGCCCTCTTGAAATTCGAGGTCAAGGACGAAGCACCACCCGAGCAGGACGCGACGGTCGAGTGCGGGACTCCCCTGATCGAGAAACACCGCATCGAGGACCACGAGGTCACCGCCGTCCGCGAGTTCATCTTCGAGCGGAGCAAGGGGGCCTGGCAGGTCAACGGACGCTTCTACGACCCGACCATCGCCAACGCCGCCCCCATCTCCGGCCGCGCCGAGGAATGGGTCCTGCGCAACGGCGGGGGCGGTTGGTGGCACCCCATCCACATTCACCTGGAGAGTCACCAGCTCGTCTCATATAAAAAAGACTTCGAAGCCGATGAAGTCTTCGACCCTGGCGATCCCCCCGCCCTTCGGCCCCTTGTCAACCTGGAAGAACTGTTCGGCCATCTCCCCGAGCAGGAGCGCATGGGCTTCCACGACACGATTGCACTCGGTCCGAACACCGTCGTGCGCATCCGAATGCGGTTCCGCACGTTCAACGGACCTTTCGTGTTCCACTGCCACAATCTGGAACACGAAGACATGCGGATGATGATGAATTTCGAGCCGGTTGCCTCGACCGGCGAGACGCCCCACGACCCGAACGTCGCCCCCGCAGCCCGGACCCATGGCAATGATCTGACGCTCCACGGCAAGACCGAAGAGCATCCCGGCAAGCTCGGCGAACTTCCCTGGGAGTACCCCCCGGTCCCCGATTCCTCGATCCGAGACGTTGGCGAAAACGTCATCCCGCCTCGACGTTCGAAGGATGGTTGA
- a CDS encoding SCO family protein encodes MLQELIRLLGIEDDDAHVRERARRSTRIGDRYANVRLTNQFGRSLRFHDHFVAGRALIANTMYATCRDSCPVTSARLASLRKVLSPVFGDQLSIVSITLEPHLDTPEILHGYAEVYNANSRADNLCEWQFLTGHPDDVDRLRRSLGFYDLNPVIDRDPSQHASLLLFGHGQTDRWAYLPAELDEPLLIESIRRIAGVSFEQRYGIRP; translated from the coding sequence ATGCTTCAGGAACTGATCCGCTTGCTCGGGATCGAGGATGACGATGCCCACGTCCGAGAGCGTGCCAGGCGCTCAACCCGCATTGGCGACCGCTACGCCAACGTCCGGCTGACCAACCAGTTCGGCCGTTCGCTCCGCTTCCACGACCACTTCGTCGCCGGCCGGGCCCTCATCGCCAATACGATGTACGCCACCTGTCGCGACTCCTGTCCCGTGACCAGTGCCCGACTCGCCTCGCTCCGCAAGGTCCTCAGCCCGGTCTTCGGCGACCAGCTCAGCATCGTTTCCATCACCCTAGAACCGCACCTCGACACGCCGGAAATCCTCCACGGCTACGCCGAGGTCTATAACGCCAACAGCCGGGCCGACAATCTTTGCGAGTGGCAGTTCCTCACCGGGCACCCCGACGACGTGGATCGGCTCCGGCGGAGCCTGGGATTCTACGACCTGAACCCGGTGATCGACCGCGACCCGAGCCAGCACGCTTCCTTGCTCCTCTTCGGTCACGGTCAGACCGACCGCTGGGCCTATCTGCCGGCCGAGCTTGACGAACCCTTGCTGATCGAGTCCATACGCCGGATCGCCGGAGTTTCTTTCGAACAACGCTACGGCATCCGTCCCTGA
- a CDS encoding cytochrome c peroxidase, with protein MLRRARVALAVVALVASWIALTQAVKAQADQPPPNIIHLVGHEDLELLARVRDVIEDWDPRKLINPYVESVSVVEGGEPAIRKAIRRRDLLQFIADPAAAEALGKAFFWDMQAGSDFRRLQNGTFVGTSCASCHYSFGADDRQRFTQRIPLVVWDQYKADPSHPLAQQPYDVRARATQDLDLDGDPRAYEFISGSAGVEPRVFTRLNGSPAEGEGPWESECSVPREKEKNLLQPEHWEMFVEDLGEADATLFRQITTRNSPTVINSVFADRQFHDGRAESTFNGISIFGDRDRREVLHHRRPDGRLEPVRIAISNASLGSQAVGPIVNEVEMSYQGRTFHDLAKKLLGAPVLGYQQVNPNDSLLGPFLNEVEEGETLRYQDLIKRAFRREWWDDRDEAGNCQTVPLRLSQVGTNQKSPSGSLMEANFSLYWGLSLMLYQATLISNQTPFDAMMRGDRAEVEARWAAIKNEIGEIRLDRFPLDDEANRPLVKTGTEAFQYGFRVFLNRGCIECHDVPLFSTVYERDEVQDIEVPIVSRINRTLVPLALADALAFRLREAHDQALQNAANVLRNAKPELGARADRIVQELDLLRGDAEGSLHRLCMLIHPRLHPQGVPADKITRVAEILHTYEKTAYTRLGARPFFDEDQRIAFAEELTDPVLVEKMIIPDGQVDTRPRLPIGGLPASEHYSFYDLGFYNIGVAPPRYDPGIGHAEDTANIEALRRDRDSSIEEIIERNALSDRLSDQQLESLRGQLRSGILPNDEPLSLQQKRALQDEAVQLSDEINRRQRPSLGAPGSAYRFQSQWQRPQGNPAPNGPEQIQPEGLLPRELAPTPLQTAIDCPKDLEEPADVSWIRDYIPSNRRRSLMHFFSRARTLVYHEEPWGHREPFLHDNELAFWGAFKTPTLRNIELTAPYMHNGRILTLEDVIDFYDDGGHFGRSLRENPDKHPEMVDLDMDQYDQRALLFFLRCLTDDRVRNEEAPFDHPSLQIVNGYEEGDEGELLERVELIPLSGS; from the coding sequence ATGTTGCGCCGAGCCCGCGTTGCCCTTGCGGTGGTCGCACTGGTCGCCTCCTGGATCGCTCTTACCCAGGCGGTGAAGGCACAGGCCGATCAACCGCCCCCGAACATCATTCACCTCGTCGGGCATGAAGACCTGGAACTGCTCGCTCGGGTCCGCGACGTCATCGAAGACTGGGACCCTCGCAAGCTCATCAACCCCTATGTCGAATCAGTCTCGGTCGTCGAGGGCGGCGAGCCAGCCATTCGCAAGGCAATTCGCCGTCGAGACCTGCTTCAGTTCATCGCCGACCCCGCTGCTGCCGAGGCACTCGGCAAGGCTTTCTTCTGGGATATGCAGGCTGGCAGTGACTTCCGAAGACTGCAAAACGGTACCTTCGTGGGCACCTCCTGCGCCTCCTGCCACTACAGCTTCGGCGCCGATGACCGGCAACGGTTCACGCAGCGCATTCCGCTTGTCGTTTGGGACCAATACAAGGCCGATCCCAGCCACCCGCTCGCACAACAACCCTACGATGTCCGAGCCCGAGCGACCCAGGACCTCGACCTCGACGGTGATCCCAGGGCATACGAGTTCATCTCCGGATCGGCCGGGGTCGAGCCTCGGGTTTTCACCAGGCTGAATGGGTCTCCTGCCGAGGGGGAAGGGCCCTGGGAATCCGAGTGCTCGGTGCCTCGGGAGAAAGAGAAGAACCTCTTGCAACCCGAACACTGGGAGATGTTCGTCGAGGACCTCGGCGAAGCGGATGCAACCCTCTTCCGTCAGATCACCACCCGCAATTCTCCCACCGTCATTAACTCCGTCTTCGCCGACCGCCAGTTCCATGACGGGCGAGCTGAATCGACATTCAACGGGATCTCGATCTTCGGAGATCGCGACCGCCGAGAGGTCCTGCACCACCGTCGGCCCGATGGCCGGCTTGAGCCTGTCCGGATCGCGATCAGCAATGCATCGCTCGGTTCCCAGGCCGTCGGTCCGATCGTCAACGAGGTCGAGATGTCCTACCAGGGGCGGACCTTTCACGACCTGGCCAAAAAACTCCTCGGTGCCCCGGTCCTCGGCTACCAGCAGGTCAATCCCAACGACAGCCTGCTCGGACCGTTCCTGAATGAGGTCGAGGAGGGCGAGACGCTTCGTTATCAAGATCTCATCAAGCGAGCCTTCCGTCGCGAGTGGTGGGACGATCGAGACGAGGCCGGCAACTGCCAGACGGTCCCACTAAGACTCTCCCAGGTAGGAACCAATCAGAAGTCTCCCTCGGGCTCGTTGATGGAGGCGAACTTTTCCCTCTACTGGGGCCTGAGCCTGATGCTCTACCAGGCAACTTTGATCTCGAACCAGACCCCGTTCGATGCCATGATGCGAGGTGATAGGGCCGAGGTCGAAGCGCGTTGGGCCGCGATCAAGAATGAGATTGGCGAGATTCGGCTCGACCGCTTCCCACTCGATGACGAAGCGAATCGCCCGCTGGTCAAGACCGGCACCGAGGCCTTCCAGTACGGCTTCCGCGTCTTCCTGAACCGCGGATGCATTGAATGCCACGACGTTCCCCTCTTCAGCACCGTGTACGAGCGCGACGAAGTCCAGGACATCGAGGTCCCGATCGTCTCCCGGATCAATCGCACGCTTGTGCCTCTGGCTCTGGCCGATGCCCTTGCCTTCCGGCTCCGCGAGGCCCACGATCAGGCCCTCCAGAACGCGGCCAACGTCCTCCGCAACGCGAAGCCCGAACTCGGAGCGCGGGCCGACCGCATCGTCCAGGAACTCGACCTCCTGCGAGGCGACGCCGAGGGCAGCCTGCATCGGCTCTGCATGCTCATCCACCCGAGGCTGCACCCCCAAGGGGTTCCGGCGGACAAAATCACCAGGGTGGCCGAGATTCTCCACACCTATGAGAAGACGGCTTACACCCGGCTCGGTGCCCGCCCCTTCTTCGATGAAGACCAGCGCATCGCGTTCGCCGAAGAGCTGACCGACCCGGTCCTTGTCGAGAAGATGATCATCCCCGACGGTCAGGTCGACACCCGCCCCCGGCTGCCCATCGGTGGCCTCCCGGCGTCCGAGCACTACTCCTTCTACGACCTCGGCTTCTACAACATCGGCGTCGCTCCCCCTCGCTACGACCCCGGGATCGGTCACGCGGAGGATACCGCCAACATCGAGGCCCTCAGGCGTGACAGGGACAGCTCGATTGAGGAAATCATTGAACGAAACGCACTGTCTGATCGGCTCAGCGACCAGCAACTCGAATCGCTCAGGGGGCAGCTCCGATCCGGCATCCTGCCCAACGATGAGCCGCTCTCCCTCCAACAGAAGCGGGCTCTTCAAGACGAGGCCGTCCAGCTCTCCGACGAAATCAATCGTCGCCAGCGTCCGTCTCTCGGAGCCCCCGGCTCCGCCTACCGGTTTCAAAGCCAGTGGCAACGCCCCCAAGGAAATCCCGCTCCCAATGGACCCGAACAGATCCAGCCTGAGGGCCTGCTTCCCCGGGAGCTCGCCCCAACACCCCTCCAGACGGCAATAGACTGCCCGAAGGACCTGGAAGAACCTGCCGATGTCTCCTGGATCCGCGACTATATCCCTTCCAATCGCCGCCGAAGCCTCATGCACTTCTTCTCCAGGGCCCGCACCCTGGTCTACCACGAAGAGCCCTGGGGGCATCGCGAGCCGTTCCTCCACGACAACGAGCTTGCCTTCTGGGGAGCCTTCAAGACACCGACCCTGCGCAACATCGAGCTGACCGCTCCTTACATGCACAATGGACGCATTCTTACTCTTGAAGACGTGATTGATTTCTACGATGACGGTGGTCATTTCGGCCGTTCCCTCCGCGAGAACCCTGACAAGCATCCGGAGATGGTCGACCTCGACATGGATCAATACGACCAGCGGGCCTTGCTCTTCTTCCTCCGCTGCCTGACGGATGACCGCGTTCGAAACGAGGAGGCCCCGTTCGACCACCCTTCTCTCCAGATTGTCAACGGCTACGAGGAGGGGGACGAAGGCGAACTCCTCGAACGGGTCGAACTCATACCCTTGAGTGGCAGTTGA
- a CDS encoding ISAs1 family transposase, translating into MAIPMVSAWATENTLSLGQVVVDEKSNEITVIPVLLEVLDLCGAIVTIDAMGCQKEIARTMREEQADSLLALKGNHEQLHDQVVAFWEGAYRRGARASKS; encoded by the coding sequence GTGGCGATCCCCATGGTCTCGGCCTGGGCGACCGAGAACACGCTCTCGCTCGGGCAGGTGGTCGTCGACGAGAAGTCCAACGAGATCACGGTGATCCCCGTGTTGCTGGAGGTGCTCGATCTCTGCGGGGCGATCGTGACGATCGACGCGATGGGCTGCCAGAAGGAGATCGCTCGCACGATGCGGGAGGAGCAGGCCGACTCCCTCCTAGCCCTCAAGGGTAACCACGAGCAGTTGCACGATCAGGTCGTGGCCTTCTGGGAGGGGGCGTATCGGCGGGGGGCGAGGGCGAGCAAGTCATGA
- a CDS encoding ISAs1 family transposase translates to MSYHRQWNESHGRFEARRCWATSDLSWLEGREHWDGLQSVVLVESDRFVGDSLSVERRYDLSSLPVDAKLLNEAARSHGAVENSLPWVLDVTFDEDRSRIRKENAPENFGLLRRLALCLLKGDTSLKGSIKGKRLKASWDDEYQIQVHCESAGN, encoded by the coding sequence ATGAGCTACCACCGGCAGTGGAACGAGTCGCACGGGCGGTTCGAGGCCCGGCGGTGCTGGGCGACTTCGGACCTCTCGTGGCTGGAGGGCCGTGAGCATTGGGACGGCTTGCAAAGCGTGGTGCTCGTCGAGAGCGATCGGTTCGTGGGCGACTCGTTGAGCGTGGAGCGGCGGTACGACCTCAGCAGCCTGCCCGTCGACGCCAAGCTGCTCAACGAGGCGGCCCGGAGCCATGGGGCCGTGGAGAACTCGCTGCCTTGGGTCCTGGACGTAACGTTCGATGAGGATCGGAGCCGGATCAGGAAGGAGAACGCCCCGGAGAACTTCGGCCTGCTCCGCCGCCTGGCGTTGTGCCTGCTCAAGGGCGACACTTCGTTGAAGGGGAGCATCAAGGGCAAGCGGCTGAAGGCGTCGTGGGACGACGAATACCAGATCCAAGTCCACTGCGAAAGTGCTGGAAATTAG
- a CDS encoding Ig-like domain-containing protein: MLALVVTPPSDVLEGQPISGTIATFDPSDLEGTFDENEILAQVDWGDGTTSTARVAPASGESEIRNVVVPESDAHVYKNNNTYTLTVVVPSTGEGVAEDSAPIAIAPTKPEGTAKMVTATVRTRFNDAVANFTDANLDESPANFAASIDWGDGAISPGVVQQDGPGQFRVLGSHVYSTVPVPSRPLDLRVTVREDGVPEALVLEGQAVVGQTDSFVLTPLSSRVPANVPFSGIVIGTIEVIDSNAVGEDDFRVNLTPSETFPGDNTPLLTVSLSPRNGNETTVFNIVASGQYYGVGIDRAKLTVTRISTGETSEATVEIRADRSEPIALAGRLTPFTDTGASNQDAITSTPFPVFAGTAAPHSVILLYGRRLDHKVETLLGRTVTTVNGNWQLKVGPIPDGSYTIRAVESVPTTEHVPVYLYDELRPLTIDTVGLAIAKVERVPSLPGLRVYFLPDTSGFEESTLLERTNYSIERRPTRFGLPTATAKKAQLGASVSGYLTVDLTFDRRDAWFARRLSVEGLKDKAGNPLGGQFPVTTHAFPTRVRPFGLPVSAGRIPLMTWFRAFGAGQSGL; encoded by the coding sequence TTGCTTGCGCTCGTCGTGACACCTCCGTCAGATGTCCTGGAGGGACAGCCAATTTCCGGTACGATCGCAACCTTTGACCCCAGTGATCTTGAGGGGACTTTCGACGAGAACGAGATCCTCGCCCAGGTAGACTGGGGGGATGGCACCACATCCACGGCTCGGGTTGCTCCAGCCTCCGGCGAGTCGGAGATTCGAAACGTCGTGGTCCCCGAATCAGACGCGCATGTTTACAAAAATAACAATACATACACACTGACGGTCGTCGTGCCCAGTACGGGAGAAGGCGTCGCCGAGGACAGTGCTCCGATCGCGATCGCACCAACCAAACCTGAAGGCACTGCGAAGATGGTGACTGCCACTGTTCGCACACGATTCAATGACGCAGTAGCCAACTTCACTGACGCGAATTTAGATGAGTCTCCCGCGAATTTCGCAGCATCCATCGACTGGGGTGATGGTGCGATCTCACCAGGGGTTGTTCAGCAAGATGGCCCAGGGCAGTTCCGAGTGCTCGGTTCCCATGTGTACTCGACCGTCCCCGTTCCTTCCAGACCACTGGATTTACGTGTCACTGTCAGAGAGGACGGAGTCCCCGAAGCACTCGTGTTGGAGGGACAGGCGGTCGTTGGCCAGACAGATTCGTTTGTTCTGACGCCATTGTCGAGTAGGGTTCCCGCCAATGTCCCATTCTCAGGCATCGTAATTGGAACGATCGAGGTCATCGACTCCAACGCTGTCGGGGAGGACGACTTTCGGGTCAATTTGACCCCATCGGAGACATTCCCTGGTGATAACACACCTCTCCTCACGGTGAGTCTGAGTCCTCGTAACGGGAATGAGACAACCGTCTTTAACATTGTTGCCTCGGGTCAGTATTATGGGGTTGGAATCGATCGGGCGAAGTTGACCGTTACTCGAATTTCGACAGGTGAGACATCGGAAGCGACGGTTGAAATCAGGGCGGATCGTTCCGAGCCGATCGCACTCGCGGGGAGACTTACTCCGTTTACAGACACGGGCGCTTCCAATCAGGATGCGATCACGTCGACACCTTTTCCAGTCTTTGCTGGCACAGCTGCTCCCCATTCCGTAATTCTCTTGTACGGCCGTCGCCTCGACCACAAAGTGGAGACGCTCCTCGGTCGAACGGTGACAACCGTTAACGGGAACTGGCAACTCAAGGTCGGTCCGATTCCCGACGGAAGCTATACCATCCGTGCCGTCGAGTCTGTGCCAACTACTGAACATGTCCCTGTTTATCTCTACGATGAGCTCCGGCCTCTGACCATTGACACCGTCGGACTGGCGATTGCGAAGGTTGAGCGTGTCCCCTCATTGCCAGGGCTGAGAGTCTATTTCCTCCCGGACACGAGCGGCTTTGAAGAGTCGACGCTTCTCGAGCGAACGAATTACTCGATCGAGCGTCGTCCGACACGGTTCGGTCTTCCAACCGCGACGGCCAAGAAGGCGCAACTCGGTGCCTCAGTCTCGGGGTATCTGACAGTCGATCTCACGTTCGATCGTCGAGATGCCTGGTTTGCTCGACGTCTCTCGGTGGAGGGGCTCAAAGATAAGGCCGGGAATCCCCTTGGGGGGCAATTTCCCGTGACAACGCACGCGTTTCCCACGCGAGTTCGCCCTTTCGGTCTGCCGGTCTCAGCCGGTCGAATTCCGCTCATGACATGGTTTCGAGCCTTCGGGGCCGGTCAATCCGGTCTTTAG